One window from the genome of Candidatus Woesearchaeota archaeon encodes:
- a CDS encoding PHP domain-containing protein: protein MLKADLHIHTKGDPVDTQIQYTAQDIVNIAAKQKFDVLGITWHNKLFETNQLRSYAKKKGITLLQGAELTINNQHTLVYNITKEEAAKVKTLDDLYQFKDHVLVGAPHPFFVLPSCLGNNVFDHPKLFDFIEHSHFYTKTINFNKKAIFAASQLQIPLVGNSDVHHLSMFGKDFTHIDAAPTTDAILDVLKKKAVGRNKKKVEVETKPYKLGEFLRHTVYFTPKGLSYFLTNRFEKGLDELEQ, encoded by the coding sequence ATGCTCAAAGCAGACTTACACATTCACACAAAAGGCGATCCTGTTGATACGCAGATTCAATATACCGCGCAAGATATTGTCAACATCGCCGCAAAACAAAAATTTGATGTTCTCGGCATTACTTGGCATAACAAACTCTTTGAAACAAATCAGTTGAGAAGTTACGCGAAGAAAAAAGGCATTACTTTGTTGCAGGGCGCTGAACTGACGATCAACAATCAGCACACGCTTGTCTATAATATTACCAAAGAAGAAGCAGCGAAAGTGAAAACCCTCGACGATCTGTATCAATTCAAAGATCATGTGCTTGTTGGCGCGCCTCATCCTTTTTTCGTGCTTCCCTCTTGTCTTGGAAATAATGTTTTCGATCATCCAAAACTTTTTGATTTCATAGAACATTCTCACTTTTACACAAAAACAATCAACTTTAACAAAAAGGCGATTTTCGCGGCGTCGCAATTACAAATTCCGCTTGTCGGTAATTCTGACGTCCATCATCTTTCGATGTTTGGAAAAGATTTTACGCACATTGACGCTGCTCCGACAACAGACGCGATTCTTGATGTGCTGAAGAAAAAAGCTGTTGGCAGAAACAAGAAGAAGGTTGAGGTTGAAACAAAGCCATACAAGTTAGGTGAATTCTTGCGGCATACCGTCTATTTCACGCCAAAAGGGCTTTCATATTTTTTGACCAACCGCTTTGAGAAAGGTTTGGATGAGTTAGAACAGTAA